ccatctcggccgacgtttcgatgggcgagttgtccatcgtcttcagggcatgtagataaggaggacgattttcaagactcgacatgccctgaagacgatggacaactcgcccatcgaaacgtcggccgagatggagttggagaacctgacccggtggaaatcccgtgtagccttccacatcAAGCCGTAACGTTGCCCTGAATTacgtttcagaaaaaattaataatctatgTTCTCCCACATTGCCTTTAAAATAGTACCCTCCTAATACTAAACTAAAATCATTACTATTAGGTGAAGGCACACATCTCGCATTTTAGAACGAAGGCATGAGTCAAAAGAGCGTGGGAAATCAATAAAGCTGATCAAAAGGATATATAGGAAAGGATATATACAGCTAAATCTACAGAATAGCtctaattagttcaaaatatttaacattgtcTTTCCGGAGTACCTGAGGAATGAGCCACCATAACTAGCGGCAGTGTACTCCCCGCAATTCAGAGAGAAAGCATCAGCCAACTCATCCGTGGATCTGCGCACtattaaaggaagaaaaaaatctactgaATCGTATGAATTACTTTATTACACCAAATCTTCACTTTCTTGGTAatccaaattattatttcctaacAGAGTTCATTATCGAAGCATTAATtacccttttttattaattcatgagtgttgggatccaggtgccggccgagagagtcaactgaggcggctgactaacggaGGCGGCGGAGCCGGTGCGTCATCACCTGCCGTTGgcataaaaggccgtggcccggcatgacgggggcagtatacaactcgacgtaaagcctcgatgtaacggagtgacaataaattgttgaacccggagttggtgttttataattaaaagaaccctACATGGTGGCAGCGGTGCCAAGAACGCAGCGGCGAGATCCACATGGCGGAAGGCAACAGCACGTTCGTGCTAACAGCAGGCGTGACGGCGCCCTCCCAATTTTCTTTCGTGGCGAAGGATTGGCCGCGATGGGCGCAACGTTGGGAGAGATACTGGGTTGCGTCTGGGCTGAAGAAGCAGAGCGACGAGGAGCAACTCAACATGCTGGTGTACGTGATGGGCGAAAAGGCGGAAGACGTACTGCTTAGCCTACAGCTGTCAGCAGCggataagaagaaatacaagaagGTATACGAAGAATTCAAGAATCACTACATGGGACGGGTAAACATCGTATACATGAGGGCGAAATTTAACCAACGCTGCCAGGAGGAGGGAGAAGCAGTGGATGAATTCATCTCAGACCTGTATCGCCTCATACAATATTgcgaatatgggtcactccaggACGATCTTCTCCGAGATCGAATTGTGGTCGGAGTCTACGACGCGAAGCTGTCGCAAGCGTTGCAGATGGATCCGGGCCTAACACTGGAAGTGGCTCTACGGAAGGCACGTCAGGCGGAAGAGGTGCAGCGCCAACAGGGGCTGCTGAGAGGCACCCAAGGGTCAACGCATCGCGGAGTGGCATCAGACTATGAGGTTAGTGAAGTAAAGAAGAGGACTAAACCAATTAGCGGCAAGCGAGCATCACCAGGGGGATGCAGCGGACAGAGCCAGCACCAGAGATGCGGCAGATGCGGGCGTAGTCCTCAACACGCGTTCGCAACTTGCCTCGCGAGACAGTCAACGTGCCACGCGTGCAGTAAGAAGGGTCATTGGAGAAAAATGTGTAGATTGCGGAAATCCGTGGGGACCGTCGTAGTCCGGGAAGAAGACGACGAAGAAGATATTTATTACTTGGGAATTGTAGATACTAATGTAGAGCCATGGTGGGTCACAGTCACGCTGAATGGTGTAGatattgaattcaaaatagaCACGGGGGCAGACGTAACAGTGATAGGGTCCCTCGTGGTTGAAGATAAATTGCAAGGAATTAAATTAACCCCTACGTCTAAACGACTGGCAGGCATAGGAGGGACGAACTTTTGTGCGAAGGGAAGTTTCGAGGCTAAGCTgcagtggaaggaaaaattgtttgATGAAACAATTTACGTAACTCCCGGGGGCAGAGAGGTATTGCTAGGGAGGCCAGCTATTCAGAAGTTAGGAATATTAAAATGGGTCGGGGTGACTTCCTTACGTAACGGGGCACCGGAGAAAACATTCCCTGCGTTATTTAATGGACTAGGAAAAAAGGATGAAGCGATGGTGAAAGAAGTAATAAAGGCTCTACCAATGTCAGACACCAGGCTGGAAGAAGTCAGAGAAAAGCAAGAAAGAGACGACGTCTTAAAAGAGATAAAGCAATACGTTCGTAATGGCTGGCCTGCGCACAAAGAAGACCTTGAGCTGCCGCTGCGGAGATATTATGAAGAAAGAGGATATCTCAATGAGGGAGAAGGATTGCTTATGCATGGACACAGAGTTGTTATTCCGAAGGAGTTAAGGAAGGAGATGCTCGATAGGTTACATAAAGGTCATCTAGGAATAGGGAAATGTAGGGAAAGAGCACTAGATGCAATTTGGTGGCCAGGAATATCGGCAGACAtacaaaatgcagttgaaaaatgcGAAGAATGTCTGGAGAGGTGTCCACAGCCCGTTGAACCCCTGATGCCAACTGCAGTTCCGGAAAGACCCTGGATGATGGTAGGAATGGATATCGTAACCGTCCGCAATCAGAGCTTTTTAGTTGTTGTAGATTATTTTTCCAGATATCCGGAGGTGGCAAGGTTAACAAGCACTACCGCAGCAGCAGTCATCGGAAAAATCAAAGCGATTTTCGCTAGGTTTGGGATCCCAGAAGTTGTTAGATCCGATAATGGGCCACAGTTTAGAGGAGAAATGTTGGAATTCGCCAAAGAATACGGATTCCGGCTAATAACGAGCAGTCCATTATTAGCGAGAAGCAATGGCCAAGCAGAGTCAGcagtaaaaatagttaaaaacattttactgaagGAGAAAGACCCAAATTTAGGATTACTTGTCTACAGGTCAACACCCCTGGAAACCGGATATAGCCCAGCAGAGCTGTTAATGGGAAGAAAATTACGCACAAACCTTCCCATTTCTTCATACTCATTGCAGCCATCGTGGCCGAACCTGAGGGAGCACAGGGAAAAGATGGGAATAAAGAAAGCGAAGGCTGCCGAGAAGTACAATAGAAGACATCGAGCTCAACCGCTGCCCGAGCTGAAACCACGAGACCAAGTTTGGGTGACTGATAGGAAACACTACGGGAAAATCGCCAATAGACGCAACGAGCCGAGGTCATACGATGTGGAAGTTGACGGCGGCGTTGTTCGGAGAAATCGAGCATTCCTCGTAGCGGCCAAATCGGTGGCGCAGAGCAGCGGGTCCGGAGCGGGGGAATTCCATCGGGGTGAAATAATGACAAGAAGCGGGCGGGTGGTGAGAAAACCAATATGCATGTGTGAGAGATAAGAGGCTAACACCTTTCTTTCTTGCAGAGAAGGGAGGgtgttgggatccaggtgccggccgagagagtcaactgaggcggctgactaacggaGGCGGCGGAGCCGGTGCGTCATCACCTGCCGTTGgcataaaaggccgtggcccggcatgacgggggcagtatacaactcgacgtcaagcctcgatgtaacggagtgacaataaattgttgaacccggagttggtgttttataattaaaagaaccctACAATGAGCATTGAGAATGATGAATAAATCCAAATGTactaatatttgaatgaataggTAATGTTTACATCTCTTAAGGGTGGAGAACGCGGCTCTATGTCGATAAATAgcatttctgtgaaaattttaagagtaatgtTTCTTCCCACAGCAAGTTTGAAGTGTCAAGGGTCGAGCATAAGTTAAAATTAAGtcttcattaaaagtaaaaaaatagcaaagtagAACGGCATCAGTCAACATAGCTTGAGAAATTAACATAGTATACAAAATTAGATGGCTAACTACACTGAatcatttttatactttgtatTCTAATAATTAATGAGTGCAGGTGCTATATTTTGTCCGCTAACGAGCTCAGGTTTAAAGTTATATAGACCAGCATATTATGTTCGCGGAGCATAATGGATAGCCTCAATTGTCAAAAAAAAGTTTACGAAGAACAAgcagtgctttaaaaaaatccattgaaatgtaAATGCAGTTTGTTCTACCGAAGGAGGTAAACATCACGAACTTCGAAATTTATGTCAAGCGTACCATTATACCAAGTcagtaatttctataaaacacctATGCCAAACAGATGTCACCTAAATTTACATGATTATTCTAGTTAGTTCCTATGTTGATGATATTAGAATAAAGGCTGAATTTCATCGTAGCATTCAAACACTGAAAATTCTTGATGTCACATGGCGTAGGCACTACAAAGTGGTTGGCaaggaaatgagcataacatatacatactaggggatgaaattcgctaaaaatattttgacacatgCCACATACCTAACTACCTCAGTGCCTACCACTCAAGAAGGATTACAACATGGTATTGAGAAGTTTCTTTAATATTTGGTTTATATTGCTACATTAATGAGGTTACCGACGGCaagttgattttttatgattcaataaacactcaaataacaccaacatcacaacaaacattttgttatttgctgttaaaCAAAGTTACTTACCAAACAGTATGTAGTACGACATGTGACGTCAAGAACTAAGTATTGACCTTTGAATGCTACtagcattttaatttcttaaattcatcGTTAGTTCTGAAATCATCAACTAGGGAGTAGTAACAACAAACGCAAGGATATTTTTGATGAGGCATGAAGAGAAATTAGCATTGGAATgacgcaaatatttttcatatttttaattttgtggacgaaaaagtggcgaaaatgcaacggaaaagaaaaaaaaaactgtgagagAAACCCACGTAATCGCTTTAGCTCAGAGTgactttcatgaaataaaatgtattaattgcaATCGAATCAAAACTTACCAGCGATGCCACACCGCTTAGTTTCGCCTACGACTACGACATCTCATTAAAATCagttcattgataaaaaattcacctAGAAGGTCATTACTACGGGAGAAAGTTTAACTCATCGTATTGGAAtgttcaggaaaataaatttcaatccacGATTGATAACATATTCTGAAACACTTAGCTAGAAAAATATTAccttgacttttttatttgatgcaGTTAGAGATTACCACGGCTTGCAGTAATGTTACTTTGAATAGAATTGAAATCTTATCAACACGTAATCACGGAAAAAAGGGTACCATTCTCACTCGAACGGGGTCCAATTTCTCTCCAAATAGGCACATAAGTGACACgtgctagtaatttataaatcgaaattaatttcttcgtCGGGTGAAAACAATCGAGAAGAGGGTTAAATAGCACCCGATTGAGACATTTGAAAATCTGAGCTAGAAGGCTACggctatatttaaaaaacaggtatttaacattacaatgcgtttttgaaaaatgtaatgagtTGAGCTATAAATGCACACGTGGCCTGATTGAATGAATGGTCGAGACAAGTCTTTAAGaatcagtgttttcaaaatacacaaaacacgAGAGGCCCAGaaaaaaaccaatgaatgaaaacGAACTGCGACGCTACCTTGAGATAAGTAACCGAATCTGTTAAGTTTGCTTCTTGCACCCGCGCAATATTGACAacattaaaaagaatattatagTATTCAGTGGTCTTCGGTGATTGCGAAGCAAGTAATAATTACTAATGGagtcaattgttttcttttacgcaaagaaaatatttatttgaagtgtacagtattattttaaaatttatgaatgcggAAATTTAATACGTTGTTTTATGGCGCAGAAAACAGTCGTGTAAAATGCGATGACTACTATTATATAAGAAGGATAAATGAGAAGACCAGTCCTGGCAGATTACGCTTGCTCACTTTTTATTCCTCCGTCTCTGACTAGAGTAAGGCTTCTATGCTCATTTTATTCGGGTGAATTATTACTGACATTAAGGACCAGTCCCTcggcacttaaaaaattaacccatACTTAATGGTCCAAACGGTAAATTAGgtgatttaattttacatttcaagtttgcttctattttcgtaatattttaaaattaacccttgaacggctagcgtgcccatatgggcacagctgcagtggtctaaagaatttcgtataaattcctaCCCAAatattatagagcatgctgttttcgccaaaaatgaatacaaaaatgatcactttattcggttcgtgtgcttacggccagcatttgtacCTGCAGTTGCCTGTGGCATGATagatattcttactcactctgttggaggaggcaaaagagaaaatatggcgaagtgtcttcagtaaatgcgatttttttcctttttattttttatactcggctaagtatttaatcttatcctcaaaatgaatgttgtcaacttcggtttctttttccAGAATCGTGttatctttcgtatgagacaaggaatttgaatttatttttgagtgagcccatatgggcacgctagccggtagccaagggtgtcttttttggggggtgtccttcgctactaacgtcgttattgggtctgttatcaaataatgtcgatgtaaaacgctaattttttgtcaatctttcttttttttcttatgtaaCTCGATTGTAacaacttcagtattttttgctgtatatttttgtgtaatatttccattaatttttagtacaaaaatgcattttatactattcaacacttttattcatggtgcttgcgttataaTTTGCTCATCtacctagtatgaagaatgatagggctattttctaccagtggtatacatacccaacaatctagggcatggtggaagggcaaaggatgtttgataaatacaatgataaagcTCATGGGGAAGCGCTTTgtatataaaactttgaaacaataaaaaggagattgaaccttgatcacatcgaccacattgaacacgttatcaacttttccaactaagtccaatccctggttgtaagtcgcaaggagacaatcaaggcgaaagttaacaagcaaccattgagccgccccgctgctcccatgctttcccaagggagaaaaaagggaatattgttgttgttagatataatgactattcggtagtgactgtcaagtcaccttgccaatgtgtacacccactcacaaaggtcacgagattcccgcgtgttacctctaaaatggtacaagttaggcagccagcagtggcctctagctacaatatttagatgggcggaactgatctcacgcatcaaaatatcaacaggcacaggaatgttatcagaggaaaaaattgtGATGGTCCgcatgaagctatctccttgatgctgtcattgtaaatgcctggatctgtacggaaagttatggttcaaatataccgcagtaagcatttaggcgagagattgcacaagtaattgcaagagcatttttgtaacgaagatgtacctttcccagacctgtcggttgtatttaacattccctatcaagtgcaaccaatcatagaaagtctgatgacataacccagcaaagaaaaactgatttccattagATTTGACACTGATATCCAACAGGTTGGACacactgatttccttctcctttgaatctgttttgaaaattgaaacagctggaaatcagtaggaagacagttggaaatcagttgtgaaggtccaatatggcggctgttttcctactcatttccatgaatgtggtttgactctggtttccaccgttaaacagatttgaatccggtttccccaaatttagctatttcgaatctgttttccaccgtcataccgatctgaatctcgattctcacctcctatgacctgctgatgcatgagttatttccgccaattccaagtttcgcagagctgcactcaaccaacgtttctaacttcacatactacatctctatcatcaacCTGGATGTAGACTCGgcagaaaaaagtttacaaaatacagcctaacaaaatgaacttcatgtaagtctcctaccacaatgaaataacacaggctctactgacgtatttattaagtatgcacaaaCCCCATTgcaagtacatattcaattgaaaatacattgtcatctaatttggtaaatttctgaggctgaatacacttaaaatctcaatgtcatgcatgagaaataatttagggaaacacagaatttacagatgaaatctcatttgaaggagagtttGACAAACTAGTAGTGCTTTTCCACACTGTTTATcagttctaacaatcttgaaCACTCATCGAAAGGCACAAGGTTTGCCAAGAGTAAAAGAACAATCattgcaccagaacaacaacttacatcagatttcacaatcttgaattatcgaagaacacaaatttttccgtgattaacagaaaaaccacaacactagaaaatatttcagatgcctttatgaaagaaagacttctttacatgccttatgaaaataattctgattcagtaTTAAGCCAACCACATCTGTGTGTttcactacagaaacttgccatactgtttatacatgaacacggtcgtttcacttagcacaaacacacctgcaagatacacaatactctgaaaatcctggtaggttctcgtcggcgacgtaacgcgcgtacatattatacatgttgcatacaaaaatattagcaatcgctcaaaaactgtaaacaaaagataaattattcaatgaaaacacaaaagatccaAATCACATCAAGAATTTCACTGTCGCTTAAAAcctgaagagatgcacgaatggctaaaatcaacgctgcgggaatttagcactggttaaataatactgatatgattatttttttctccacaccctataactttagcacaaaacagacaaccacaagcacgtaaacattcaAAACGAAATCGGGTGTCAGCGTTGCTACTTTGTCTTGCTATCTTtcgtagttaggtggcagcactataccggctatatttttttaaatgcgaagtgAGGTTTTTACGTGCTTTCATTCCCAAGTTATGTACCGTTTTGCATATTGGTGGTAGTGAGTTCCAACAGGTGAAATGATGAGCAATACAAAGTGCGGATgatgtacattaaattttttcatcacccgtgcatttttgcaagacggcaaagtacatgtttcctcctttatgtcattattttatttctgaccatgattttgaattaaatatactcattgacacctcagaaaaagtaattttccaatcaacgcagtagtaaagcctgtgtgagatgggtttctacaagacactcatatcaggagaatttcaaattcattccacaattcaactctgttggaaagcacttgtggaaaacactttcaagccaataaataaggaaaagagtttcaaatgacattcaagtcagtgtcaatacagtccatgtggaagacggctggaaaccagttacaatggaaatgagattcaaatcacttccttccatttcctgtccgctggaaaccagtggaaatcagtgtcaagacagagtcaaatcagattttaacgattcagatcagattcaaatgaggttcaaaacggttggaaatcagtttttctttcctgggaaggtatgatggcagtgataaccaatttgtcccgtttcataaacgccgctgttcttatgaagaatattcttcttgcgCGCGCTCAGAATATGCTAAGTGCACGGGTCTTcgtcttcaatgaaattctatcatactcggcaattgaaaatccaatttatagcactcaaagactctaccagcaatataggactaattttgataataaactcattgataacgtgtttttttcattcaataactgttttcaagtctgagttttatactgttaagttctttggacagccaaaaaaaaaaatgtttaaaccgaaaaaatgcagtataatgatttgaaatcacttcaaatttccaaatataagaggtattataggtaaatgcaaCAATGTATGGCGTATTACGCAATAAAAATAGGaactatgatggttcgagcgatttttcgacagaatgcagaccggtggccggagcggctagcgtgcccatatgggcacaccccctctagcaagaacgactcaacagaattttttaaaatattgtgtttatgtgaatgcttgggcagtaattaagcagttctaaacggaaaaacaaaataaaactccgaaaaaaaactccgctgttaaagggttaaattccccgccccgaaaacagcgtatCTACGGCCTTTACAGCGGGGGAACCAGTGACCCTCGCTTTCAAAAGACCCTTTGACGCCTGTCGTCAACgatgaatgatttaaaattagaatatctAGAAATATACTCTATATGCAGGACATAAAGCAGAGAGATTAACATTAGGGTACTGATAGTGGTAAACGTACCTCACTCTGCtcaaatatcgaaataaaattcaatttccattatcAAGAGATTAGAAGTTGCTCCCCATATGAAATATAATGCGAGCTACAAGGAGTACATATCGGAACTTAATGCTGCCTAACGTCCAAGGATACAACATCCACCGTTCAGTACGAGAATGGTCATGCAATGGGacaaaaagttttactccttttaggagaaggaaataaaagaatataataaaatacaaggaaaagccAGGGAAACCTCAAGGTCATGAGAAAGGTACGTAAGACGCTCATTGAAAGAGTTCTCGTTCTGTATATTGGTTTGAAACAGCTCTCATCCATTGTGATGGTTTGACGCGGAGTGCCAGTTGACAGAGGAAGAACCACGACCGACCACGCCAGCAAAACAACTGCCCCTATTGACTCTGGGAGCCAAGGTTTGGGTGATAAACCGTCGGAAGCATGGAACGGCATTCTATGAGTCCCCCCTGTCCTATCTAATTGAGAGTGGTAGCAAAGGCATCAGGAGGAATCGGTTGGCGCTGACCTTAGCATAACGCCAGCCGATTACTATCGTTTTTGATAGCATGTCGGAACCAGCAAGTCCCACTTATCTGATGAGGCCAGCTCGGTGAAAAATTGACGGTAGGCACATGACGCAACCTGGATCCTTTACTACCGAACGCGAATGAGCTACGACGAAGCTGGCGTCAAATTCCTGGAGCAAAGGCACAATCAGATTCATGATTAGCGGACGGAATTCCCTGAGGAAACTcgcgtccacgcacacgttgggccgtcggagtgttttttttcatacaCCGTGGCGAGTTTTTTCCTCTATTTAGACTTAAACTTGGACTCGACGTTTCTGTAATGCATAGACGTGGCTTCGTAGCCGAGTAGGTCTATTATATGCGCGGTAATTGCagtgaagttctgggagggtttgtGCCGAAagtaattatacttttttccattttttaaaagaggcattcttaatataaaaaagtagataCAGTTGACACAAGGAAAATTTATgctggttttattttaaatactattttttttaaataatgacatcATTGAAAACAGTAGTGCATCGGAAGTTTACGAGTGAATCAATGTTCACAATCCTCGAGACCACATCCAAGAGTGACAACGCAAAAGAGACTGCGTTAATCAACATGAGATGCAGGTGAATCGTGCATCCCTCaaggaaatatatttgttttttttagtccTGTTTACCTTTTTGTGTCTTGTTTGAAATTCTTCAGGAGGTTCGCGCG
This genomic interval from Ischnura elegans chromosome 5, ioIscEleg1.1, whole genome shotgun sequence contains the following:
- the LOC124159491 gene encoding uncharacterized protein LOC124159491 yields the protein MAEGNSTFVLTAGVTAPSQFSFVAKDWPRWAQRWERYWVASGLKKQSDEEQLNMLVYVMGEKAEDVLLSLQLSAADKKKYKKVYEEFKNHYMGRVNIVYMRAKFNQRCQEEGEAVDEFISDLYRLIQYCEYGSLQDDLLRDRIVVGVYDAKLSQALQMDPGLTLEVALRKARQAEEVQRQQGLLRGTQGSTHRGVASDYEVSEVKKRTKPISGKRASPGGCSGQSQHQRCGRCGRSPQHAFATCLARQSTCHACSKKGHWRKMCRLRKSVGTVVVREEDDEEDIYYLGIVDTNVEPWWVTVTLNGVDIEFKIDTGADVTVIGSLVVEDKLQGIKLTPTSKRLAGIGGTNFCAKGSFEAKLQWKEKLFDETIYVTPGGREVLLGRPAIQKLGILKWVGVTSLRNGAPEKTFPALFNGLGKKDEAMVKEVIKALPMSDTRLEEVREKQERDDVLKEIKQYVRNGWPAHKEDLELPLRRYYEERGYLNEGEGLLMHGHRVVIPKELRKEMLDRLHKGHLGIGKCRERALDAIWWPGISADIQNAVEKCEECLERCPQPVEPLMPTAVPERPWMMVGMDIVTVRNQSFLVVVDYFSRYPEVARLTSTTAAAVIGKIKAIFARFGIPEVVRSDNGPQFRGEMLEFAKEYGFRLITSSPLLARSNGQAESAVKIVKNILLKEKDPNLGLLVYRSTPLETGYSPAELLMGRKLRTNLPISSYSLQPSWPNLREHREKMGIKKAKAAEKYNRRHRAQPLPELKPRDQVWVTDRKHYGKIANRRNEPRSYDVEVDGGVVRRNRAFLVAAKSVAQSSGSGAGEFHRGEIMTRSGRVVRKPICMCER